A genome region from Rhodohalobacter mucosus includes the following:
- the crcB gene encoding fluoride efflux transporter CrcB translates to MSQIIFVAAGGAAGAVCRYLITILISRLSGHSPVYTGTVAVNLSGSFAMGIIFGYLLQNPVIPETVVLTFSTGFLGSFTTFSTFALEVQNLLQKPLKDMLTYLILQLAAALLLAAAGMMAGITAAGGSIG, encoded by the coding sequence ATGAGTCAAATTATATTTGTTGCTGCGGGCGGTGCTGCCGGAGCCGTTTGCAGATACCTCATCACGATACTTATTTCTCGTTTATCGGGGCACTCACCGGTATACACAGGTACCGTCGCGGTAAATTTATCAGGAAGTTTTGCAATGGGTATTATCTTCGGTTATTTGCTGCAAAATCCGGTGATTCCCGAAACCGTTGTTCTCACTTTTTCGACCGGCTTTCTTGGATCTTTTACTACGTTCTCAACATTTGCCCTTGAAGTTCAGAACCTATTGCAAAAGCCGCTCAAAGACATGCTCACGTACCTTATTCTTCAGTTGGCTGCTGCCTTGTTACTGGCCGCCGCGGGAATGATGGCAGGCATAACCGCTGCAGGAGGCTCTATTGGCTAG
- a CDS encoding ScyD/ScyE family protein — protein sequence MILFNKPKKYSIKPLYIILAGVLIFSACNESTGIIDGKNAAEIAPGNSQASKSDLDATYEFDGPVFDISSLPNGGILVADFGTIKEIGKNGVREVTTLPLITGPGAGGAIESTFINGLEPIGNGNFFATRSGLDLALGAALFRATRNNTRLVADIENFTLGAWADGGEPGQAASWKSFACETPGGYTPGPQTNPYHLTALSGSDVLIADAAGNSLLHASTNGDIEVLATFGPVTEPATGDPIVQFPLEDGTPCYVEPVPTAVSVGADGAYYVGELNGAHPANFTGEATPDGLASVWRIEPGSRNVDCPSDKCEKVITGLNSVIDIEFGSDGYLYVVEYEQNGFLATVAPALGIPLAGGTVQKCDVSSGTCEIIEGEDGDLFLPGAITFDKWDNLWLLDNVFDPVVRRIALN from the coding sequence ATGATCTTATTTAATAAACCAAAAAAATACAGTATAAAGCCGCTTTATATAATTTTGGCCGGAGTGCTAATTTTCAGTGCATGCAATGAAAGCACAGGTATTATTGATGGGAAAAATGCAGCAGAAATTGCTCCGGGAAATTCGCAGGCGTCAAAGTCGGACCTGGATGCGACTTATGAATTTGACGGACCGGTATTCGATATTTCCTCCCTACCAAATGGCGGAATTCTTGTCGCTGATTTCGGCACGATAAAAGAAATTGGGAAAAACGGAGTACGTGAAGTCACAACACTACCCCTTATAACAGGTCCCGGAGCCGGTGGTGCCATAGAAAGCACCTTCATCAACGGCCTGGAACCTATTGGCAACGGGAATTTCTTTGCAACCCGGTCAGGTCTGGATCTTGCATTGGGTGCTGCACTTTTCAGGGCAACCCGGAACAACACACGTCTGGTCGCCGACATAGAAAATTTTACTCTGGGCGCCTGGGCTGATGGTGGTGAACCGGGTCAGGCTGCATCATGGAAAAGCTTTGCCTGCGAAACACCCGGTGGTTATACGCCAGGACCTCAAACCAACCCGTACCATTTAACAGCTCTTTCAGGCAGTGACGTTCTAATAGCGGATGCAGCAGGAAATTCTCTTCTTCATGCAAGCACCAACGGCGATATTGAAGTATTAGCCACATTCGGCCCGGTCACAGAACCTGCAACAGGTGATCCTATTGTTCAATTTCCGCTTGAAGACGGAACGCCTTGCTACGTCGAGCCTGTACCCACAGCTGTTTCAGTGGGAGCGGATGGCGCTTACTATGTGGGCGAGCTGAACGGCGCTCATCCCGCAAACTTTACCGGTGAGGCAACACCCGACGGACTTGCAAGCGTCTGGCGTATAGAGCCGGGTTCACGGAATGTTGACTGCCCGTCTGACAAATGCGAGAAAGTCATAACAGGCCTGAATTCGGTTATTGATATTGAATTCGGCTCTGACGGCTATCTTTATGTTGTTGAATATGAACAGAATGGATTTCTGGCTACTGTAGCCCCCGCACTGGGCATTCCCCTGGCCGGAGGCACAGTTCAAAAATGTGACGTTTCATCCGGAACGTGTGAAATTATTGAAGGTGAAGACGGCGATTTGTTCCTGCCCGGAGCAATCACATTCGACAAATGGGATAACCTCTGGCTTTTAGATAATGTATTTGACCCTGTTGTCCGCCGGATTGCCCTCAATTGA
- a CDS encoding fluoride efflux transporter FluC — MARNLLWIASGGMIGSLLRYGVDILPLLFLVLPDPILTTALVNMTGCLFMGIAVVRLQINKEAADRARLFLLTGILGSFTTFSGYTIQSLELFKQSSVLFLLYFFGQVILGVLLLFAGAKVSGQRTRGQKP; from the coding sequence TTGGCTAGAAATCTCCTTTGGATAGCATCCGGTGGTATGATCGGATCTCTGCTGCGTTACGGTGTAGACATTCTGCCTTTACTTTTTCTTGTTTTACCCGATCCGATTCTGACAACTGCCCTGGTAAACATGACGGGTTGTTTATTCATGGGAATTGCAGTGGTAAGGCTTCAGATCAATAAAGAAGCTGCGGACAGGGCAAGGCTTTTTCTGCTGACCGGCATTCTGGGAAGTTTCACTACGTTTTCCGGGTACACAATCCAGTCGCTTGAACTTTTTAAACAATCTTCAGTCCTCTTCCTTCTTTACTTTTTCGGACAGGTGATTCTGGGAGTGCTTCTGCTCTTTGCAGGAGCAAAAGTATCGGGGCAGAGAACGAGAGGGCAAAAACCATGA
- a CDS encoding Gfo/Idh/MocA family protein, whose product MNRRRFLKQAGSAATLAAIGFPNILIPKKREKLGVALVGLGGYATGRLAPGLQLTEHCELRGIVTGSPEKIPLWQQRYQIPDRNVYSYETMHEVANNEEIDIIYVVTPPALHARYSIIGAEAGKHVWCEKPMAMDEQECLSIIDAAEKNRVQLTIGYRMQHEPNTQTIIRYGREETYGAITSVSTGAGYSGAHPDPDNWRRIGRMGGGALYDMGVYPINGARYATGMEPIAVSGRQWSVREEMYSDVDEFTEFTLEFPNGVVAAGETSFGKSTNYLDIDCSDGWYRLRPFQSYSGVQGETSDGTQLPPDPNHQQARQMDNDALAIKENRAPIVPGEDGLADIRIVRAIMESSRTGSRIEL is encoded by the coding sequence ATGAACAGACGACGATTTCTTAAGCAGGCCGGCTCCGCAGCTACACTTGCAGCTATAGGTTTCCCGAACATTCTGATCCCTAAAAAAAGAGAAAAGCTTGGCGTGGCGCTGGTTGGGCTTGGAGGGTATGCCACCGGCCGTCTGGCTCCGGGACTTCAGCTTACCGAACACTGCGAACTTCGCGGAATCGTGACAGGTTCGCCGGAAAAAATTCCGCTATGGCAACAGCGCTATCAGATCCCTGACCGAAATGTATATTCGTATGAGACCATGCATGAGGTAGCCAATAATGAAGAAATTGATATCATTTACGTGGTTACGCCTCCGGCACTCCATGCGCGATATTCCATTATCGGTGCCGAGGCCGGTAAACACGTCTGGTGTGAGAAACCGATGGCTATGGATGAGCAGGAGTGTCTGTCGATTATAGATGCTGCAGAAAAGAACCGTGTACAGCTAACGATCGGCTACCGCATGCAGCATGAGCCGAATACACAGACCATTATCCGATACGGCCGTGAAGAAACATATGGCGCGATAACAAGTGTGAGCACAGGTGCGGGCTACAGCGGTGCACACCCTGACCCTGATAACTGGCGCAGAATCGGCCGCATGGGAGGGGGTGCGCTATACGATATGGGAGTGTACCCTATAAACGGGGCCCGTTACGCAACCGGAATGGAACCTATAGCGGTTTCGGGACGCCAATGGTCCGTGAGGGAGGAGATGTACAGTGATGTGGATGAGTTCACCGAGTTTACACTCGAATTCCCAAATGGCGTGGTAGCCGCAGGTGAAACAAGTTTTGGGAAATCTACCAACTATCTGGATATAGACTGCTCGGATGGCTGGTACAGGCTAAGGCCCTTTCAATCATACAGCGGCGTGCAGGGCGAAACAAGTGACGGCACGCAGCTTCCGCCCGATCCCAATCACCAGCAGGCCCGGCAAATGGATAATGATGCGCTCGCTATTAAGGAGAATCGCGCTCCCATTGTGCCCGGTGAAGACGGCCTGGCCGATATACGGATCGTTCGGGCTATCATGGAATCCTCACGCACCGGATCCAGAATAGAACTGTGA
- a CDS encoding isoaspartyl peptidase/L-asparaginase family protein, with protein MNRILSLLSLFTLLLIVTASCQQSEPQPAQKEWAIALHGGAGTISQDLPDSVKARYYAGLEEALRVGELVLRDGGTALDAVENVVNTLEDNPLFNAGRGAVFTAEGRHELDAAIMDGSTLAAGAVTGLTTVKNPVSLARIVMQESRHIFFSGVGAEEYADQTSVERVDNDYFHTQNRYEQWQRSQEQASAESTPMTMEKWIEDSKFGTVGAVALDSEGRLAAATSTGGMTNKQFGRVGDVPIIGSGTFANHVAAVSATGWGEQIMRNVSANTIANHMEFTGSSLEEAMNFVVTERLNPGDAGFIGVDSLGNISMQMNTAGMFRASLDADGNRTVMIWQDE; from the coding sequence ATGAACAGAATTTTGTCACTGTTATCACTTTTTACCCTTCTTTTGATAGTAACGGCCTCCTGCCAGCAGAGCGAACCGCAACCTGCCCAGAAGGAGTGGGCCATTGCACTGCACGGTGGCGCGGGCACCATTTCACAGGATCTGCCTGATTCCGTTAAAGCACGCTACTATGCAGGCCTGGAAGAGGCCCTTCGGGTCGGTGAGCTTGTGCTGCGTGACGGAGGCACCGCCCTTGACGCAGTTGAAAATGTGGTTAACACACTTGAAGACAATCCGCTATTCAATGCAGGTCGTGGTGCCGTTTTTACCGCAGAAGGCCGGCATGAGCTTGACGCTGCCATTATGGACGGCAGCACACTTGCAGCCGGTGCGGTTACAGGACTTACCACAGTGAAAAACCCGGTAAGCCTGGCCAGGATTGTCATGCAGGAGTCGCGCCATATTTTCTTCTCCGGTGTCGGTGCTGAGGAGTATGCCGATCAAACATCCGTGGAGAGGGTAGATAACGACTATTTTCATACGCAGAACCGCTATGAGCAGTGGCAGCGTTCGCAGGAGCAGGCTTCAGCAGAGTCAACTCCAATGACCATGGAAAAGTGGATTGAAGACTCCAAGTTTGGCACAGTGGGAGCCGTTGCGCTCGACTCAGAGGGACGCCTGGCTGCAGCAACATCCACCGGGGGTATGACCAACAAACAGTTCGGAAGAGTCGGTGATGTGCCTATAATCGGTTCCGGTACATTTGCCAATCATGTAGCCGCCGTATCCGCAACCGGATGGGGCGAACAGATTATGCGCAATGTGTCGGCTAACACCATCGCCAACCATATGGAGTTTACCGGCTCCTCACTCGAAGAAGCCATGAATTTTGTGGTTACCGAACGTTTAAATCCGGGCGATGCAGGATTCATTGGAGTGGACAGCCTTGGAAACATTTCCATGCAAATGAACACAGCGGGAATGTTCCGCGCCTCTCTCGATGCGGATGGCAACCGTACGGTCATGATCTGGCAGGACGAATAA
- a CDS encoding cation diffusion facilitator family transporter — MPHDPVQKALKISLFVSLLILLIKTGAFFVTDSTAALSDAAESVVHIFAVAFVVYGYYLSRKPADDDHHYGHERIEFFSIGVEGAIIIAAGITILYHAIHSAIYGIEIVNTATGIALLSGAGVINLLLGLYVLKTGRKAGNMIAVSNGKHILTDVWTSGGVIAALILIHYTGWLFIDIVVSLGVAAVISYEAYKLIRYSVRGLMDTRNPAVDAALKKVLKNDLPAGIKGWHQLRHRTSGNTTWVELHLFFDDDISLKKAHDEATILERKLIDSLKTDAVITLHLEPHDAHDESHIILEGANKQKGLDEFA; from the coding sequence ATACCACACGATCCGGTTCAAAAAGCCCTTAAGATCAGCTTGTTTGTTTCGCTTTTGATTCTGCTGATAAAAACGGGAGCATTTTTTGTAACGGACTCAACGGCGGCTCTATCGGATGCGGCCGAATCGGTGGTTCATATTTTTGCCGTAGCTTTTGTGGTTTACGGATACTATTTGAGCAGAAAGCCGGCCGATGACGATCACCATTACGGGCACGAACGCATTGAGTTTTTCTCAATCGGCGTAGAAGGAGCCATTATCATTGCGGCCGGTATAACCATTCTCTACCATGCAATTCACAGCGCTATTTACGGCATTGAGATCGTAAATACGGCAACCGGTATTGCCCTCCTTTCAGGTGCGGGTGTCATCAACCTTTTACTGGGTCTCTATGTGCTGAAAACAGGCAGAAAAGCCGGTAATATGATTGCCGTAAGCAACGGGAAGCATATTCTGACCGATGTCTGGACCAGCGGAGGTGTGATTGCGGCACTGATTTTGATACATTACACCGGCTGGTTATTTATTGATATTGTGGTGAGTCTTGGCGTGGCCGCGGTGATCAGCTATGAAGCATATAAGCTGATAAGATATTCCGTACGGGGTTTGATGGATACACGGAATCCAGCGGTGGATGCCGCCCTTAAAAAAGTACTGAAAAATGATCTGCCTGCCGGCATTAAGGGCTGGCATCAGCTCAGACACAGAACATCGGGTAATACTACCTGGGTTGAACTCCATCTTTTTTTTGATGACGATATCAGCCTGAAGAAAGCACACGATGAGGCGACAATTTTGGAGAGAAAATTGATCGATTCGCTCAAAACCGATGCAGTCATCACTCTTCATCTGGAACCTCATGATGCGCACGATGAGTCGCACATCATCCTGGAAGGAGCCAATAAGCAGAAAGGTCTGGATGAATTTGCCTAA
- a CDS encoding DUF4159 domain-containing protein — protein MRHLFKLFVFSAVVLLLNPVILSAQQRGEGAFSIARVQYSGGGDWYNSPTALTNLLSFARGQVPIPVSETYEDVQIGSRDIFNYPFLFATGHGNISLTNPEMDNLRQYLDNGGFLMIDDDYGMDEYVRPLLQRLYPDEELIELPAGHPVYSIVYPFPDGRPPKVHEHDGKPPQAFGIYRNGRMAVLYTYESNPSDGWAYDEHSNPEEVTRAALRFGVNVLTYVLTNP, from the coding sequence TTGAGGCATTTATTTAAGCTTTTTGTTTTTTCGGCCGTTGTTCTGCTCCTGAATCCGGTCATCCTGTCTGCGCAACAGCGCGGCGAGGGTGCTTTTTCCATCGCACGCGTGCAGTACAGCGGGGGCGGAGATTGGTACAATTCACCGACTGCCCTCACCAATCTGCTCTCATTTGCACGCGGACAGGTACCTATACCTGTCAGTGAAACGTACGAGGATGTGCAGATCGGGAGCCGCGATATCTTTAACTATCCGTTTCTGTTTGCCACCGGTCATGGCAATATCAGCCTCACCAATCCTGAAATGGATAATCTGCGTCAGTATCTTGATAACGGAGGGTTTTTGATGATCGATGACGACTATGGGATGGATGAATATGTCCGTCCGCTGCTGCAGCGGCTTTATCCGGATGAAGAGCTGATAGAACTGCCTGCCGGTCACCCTGTGTACAGCATTGTCTATCCGTTTCCGGACGGACGTCCGCCCAAGGTGCATGAGCACGACGGCAAACCGCCTCAGGCGTTTGGCATCTATCGAAACGGCAGAATGGCTGTTTTATATACTTACGAATCAAATCCGAGTGACGGCTGGGCGTACGATGAACACAGCAACCCGGAAGAGGTAACCCGGGCAGCACTCCGGTTTGGGGTGAATGTGCTTACCTACGTACTTACAAATCCGTAG
- a CDS encoding DUF2911 domain-containing protein produces the protein MKLLNVLPVLFFLLFTSCSSGSDSPADEDMQSQTEMSEADTTDEQEVLSPPREVSAEIGNTEITIDYSAPSVRERVIWGELVPYNEIWVSGAHMATSIEFENDVLVDGNQVPAGKYAFFTIPGEEDWTVILNENWDQHQAGEYDEALDVTRITVVPSESEFTEQLAYSVVPQTDNSGVIELVWEELKISVPVSVNR, from the coding sequence ATGAAATTACTGAATGTTCTTCCGGTTCTTTTCTTTTTACTTTTTACTTCATGCAGCTCCGGTTCCGACAGCCCGGCTGATGAAGACATGCAGAGTCAGACGGAAATGTCGGAGGCGGATACTACGGATGAGCAGGAGGTGCTTAGTCCGCCGCGGGAGGTTTCAGCTGAAATAGGGAATACAGAAATAACCATCGATTACAGTGCGCCTTCCGTCAGGGAACGCGTGATCTGGGGCGAACTGGTTCCCTACAACGAAATCTGGGTCAGCGGTGCGCACATGGCAACGTCCATTGAGTTTGAAAATGATGTGCTTGTTGACGGAAATCAGGTTCCTGCCGGCAAATATGCCTTTTTTACGATTCCTGGTGAAGAAGACTGGACCGTAATCCTGAATGAAAACTGGGACCAGCATCAGGCAGGCGAATATGATGAAGCTCTCGATGTTACGCGGATTACCGTGGTTCCTTCAGAATCAGAATTTACCGAACAGCTTGCCTATTCAGTGGTTCCCCAAACCGATAACAGCGGCGTTATCGAACTGGTCTGGGAAGAGCTGAAAATCAGTGTGCCGGTCAGCGTGAACCGATAA
- a CDS encoding slipin family protein, with protein MEDAGQLTNLLVWVITVVIFLSVFLPQMFKIMREYERGVVFRLGKFQSTKGPGLIVLIPFIDKVERVDLRVLTINVERQEVITKDNVTVNVDAITFFRVVDAEKAVIQVERYIAATSMLAQTTLRSVLGQFELDELLAERDKINKKIQTIIDRQTDPWGIKVVSVEVKDVILPESMKRAMARQAESERDRRAKIINAQGEYEAATKLVEAGEMIEKTPTALQLRFLQTMNEISEENATFAFLPLPMDFLESFRPKKKE; from the coding sequence ATGGAAGATGCTGGTCAATTAACAAACCTGCTTGTATGGGTTATTACAGTAGTCATTTTTCTCTCTGTGTTTTTACCGCAGATGTTCAAAATTATGCGGGAATATGAACGCGGAGTGGTATTCCGGCTCGGTAAGTTTCAAAGCACCAAAGGGCCCGGGCTTATTGTACTGATTCCATTTATTGATAAGGTTGAAAGAGTGGATTTACGCGTTCTCACCATCAATGTGGAGCGGCAGGAAGTGATCACCAAAGACAACGTGACGGTTAATGTGGATGCCATAACATTTTTCCGGGTTGTGGATGCCGAAAAAGCAGTCATTCAGGTTGAGCGCTACATTGCCGCCACATCCATGCTTGCACAAACGACCCTTCGGAGTGTTCTAGGACAGTTTGAGCTTGATGAACTGCTGGCTGAACGCGATAAGATCAATAAGAAAATTCAGACCATTATTGACCGCCAAACCGATCCATGGGGAATTAAAGTGGTTTCTGTTGAGGTAAAAGACGTTATTCTCCCGGAAAGCATGAAGAGAGCCATGGCGCGGCAGGCTGAAAGTGAACGTGACAGACGTGCTAAAATCATTAATGCACAGGGTGAATATGAGGCTGCCACAAAACTGGTTGAAGCCGGTGAAATGATTGAGAAAACGCCTACCGCACTGCAGCTCCGATTCCTGCAAACCATGAATGAGATCAGTGAAGAGAATGCAACATTTGCATTCCTTCCGCTGCCGATGGACTTTCTGGAATCGTTCAGGCCAAAGAAAAAGGAATAG
- the tnpA gene encoding IS200/IS605 family transposase, producing the protein MDRIIHRSYVHFLFGTRDNKPFILQPMQKRLWSYMGGICRRMKMDVHEIGGEENHAHLLLSLSPHISVSMTMQNVKSISSRWMNDTFYPEKRIFRWQSGYLAHTIHQSELSLYRSYIRNQKELHEKTAFETEYSRLKNVIRESNHEIETRFMKFNGEPIL; encoded by the coding sequence ATGGACAGAATTATACACCGTTCCTACGTACACTTCCTGTTTGGAACACGCGATAATAAACCTTTTATACTTCAGCCCATGCAAAAAAGGCTCTGGAGTTATATGGGAGGCATTTGCAGGCGAATGAAAATGGACGTGCACGAAATCGGGGGGGAGGAAAACCACGCACACCTGCTGCTCTCCCTTTCACCACACATTTCCGTAAGCATGACAATGCAAAATGTAAAAAGTATCTCATCGAGGTGGATGAATGATACCTTTTATCCTGAAAAAAGGATCTTCAGATGGCAATCCGGTTACCTGGCACACACGATTCACCAATCTGAACTTTCCCTCTACAGGTCCTACATTCGCAATCAGAAAGAGCTTCACGAAAAAACGGCATTTGAAACTGAGTACAGCAGGCTCAAAAACGTAATACGGGAATCAAATCATGAGATTGAAACCCGTTTTATGAAATTCAACGGAGAGCCAATTCTCTGA
- a CDS encoding BTAD domain-containing putative transcriptional regulator: MLFHIRKSLGKNAIHTRGTEEISINYDVITCDALEFRNAIDDKSWEKAVKYYKGKLLDGFFVNDAANDMEHWLDREREYFQREYLRAVEHLARQADQNELFDKSAYWWEKWNSEDPFDTSKAEKWVVALAKSGKKTRALRAAENHAYLLAKEMGEDAKKIIKRLRSGIELGYESYIKNPTEMHPESQNVKAIAVLPFEEIGTSPSVSNFANGLHHDLLSRLAVIAGLKVISRTSVLRYKDGQSTIKQISEDLNADYIVEGAIQESGGLMRLHVQVIDAKSEGHHTAISYNTGFSGDKIFDVQTELASKISHRLKEELTPTEVKQLKNTPTHNLEAYLLYTEGRTHLNHRTEKSLALSIRNFLNSIKNDNQYAQAWAGLAEALTLAAWYNYNVPETNVSAMEAAVKALSLNPELGEAHASMGILLTRLLNGPEAKRELETAVRLQPSFAEAFSWLGWLLAIIGELDRAIGVSERSVKLDPYSTYTRAYLSVIYLAAGKYDEALEEIHAARTIEPEYGVSYYVEGLILYHLKQYEKSEIALRESMKLLNPQGALAKEDVECVLALVFQKQGRTAEMRRLHEQFKKKKEYVFSGLLYASMNQTDKAFDEFLKLVKWKAFPAVTIRYFYPDMLREIRNDKRYREIIKDVKRSWNLQDQEE; the protein is encoded by the coding sequence ATGCTTTTCCATATCCGGAAGAGTTTGGGGAAAAATGCAATTCATACCCGTGGGACAGAAGAAATCTCTATCAATTATGATGTAATAACTTGTGATGCGTTAGAGTTTAGAAATGCTATAGACGACAAATCATGGGAAAAAGCTGTTAAGTACTATAAGGGAAAATTGCTGGATGGCTTTTTTGTGAATGATGCTGCCAATGATATGGAGCATTGGCTCGACAGGGAGCGTGAATATTTTCAGCGGGAATATTTACGTGCAGTTGAACACCTGGCACGTCAGGCGGATCAGAATGAACTGTTTGATAAGTCGGCGTATTGGTGGGAAAAATGGAACTCTGAAGATCCCTTTGATACATCAAAAGCAGAAAAATGGGTAGTTGCACTGGCAAAATCGGGAAAAAAGACACGTGCATTGCGGGCAGCTGAAAATCATGCATACCTCTTGGCAAAAGAGATGGGTGAGGATGCAAAAAAAATCATCAAAAGGCTTAGATCCGGAATAGAGTTGGGATATGAATCATATATAAAAAACCCGACGGAAATGCATCCAGAAAGTCAGAACGTAAAAGCAATAGCAGTGTTGCCGTTCGAAGAGATAGGCACCAGCCCGAGCGTGTCTAATTTTGCAAACGGATTACATCACGATCTTCTTTCAAGATTAGCCGTTATTGCGGGTTTAAAAGTTATTTCCAGAACTTCTGTACTTCGATACAAGGATGGTCAATCAACAATAAAACAAATATCAGAGGATTTAAATGCAGATTATATAGTTGAAGGTGCGATTCAGGAGTCTGGCGGTCTGATGAGGCTGCACGTTCAGGTTATTGACGCAAAAAGTGAGGGTCATCATACCGCCATTTCCTATAATACCGGCTTTTCCGGAGACAAAATTTTTGATGTTCAAACAGAGCTTGCATCGAAAATTTCGCACAGACTAAAAGAAGAACTTACGCCGACGGAGGTAAAGCAGTTAAAGAATACTCCCACCCATAATCTTGAAGCGTATTTACTGTACACAGAGGGCAGAACTCATCTCAATCATAGAACGGAAAAAAGCCTGGCACTTTCGATCAGAAATTTCCTCAATTCCATTAAAAATGACAATCAGTATGCACAGGCATGGGCTGGTCTCGCAGAGGCGCTTACATTGGCTGCGTGGTATAATTACAATGTACCGGAAACCAATGTAAGCGCAATGGAAGCGGCGGTTAAGGCACTATCACTCAACCCTGAATTGGGTGAAGCCCATGCATCGATGGGCATTTTACTTACACGGCTTTTGAACGGTCCCGAAGCAAAGCGTGAACTTGAAACAGCCGTCAGACTGCAGCCGAGCTTTGCAGAAGCATTCAGTTGGCTTGGCTGGCTGCTGGCGATCATTGGCGAATTGGACAGAGCTATAGGTGTATCTGAAAGGTCTGTAAAGCTGGACCCCTATTCAACGTATACGCGAGCCTATCTAAGCGTTATATATCTTGCTGCCGGAAAATACGACGAAGCTCTTGAAGAAATCCATGCAGCACGTACCATAGAGCCGGAGTACGGTGTCTCATATTATGTTGAGGGCTTAATTCTGTATCACTTAAAACAGTATGAAAAGTCAGAGATTGCACTGAGGGAGTCCATGAAATTATTGAACCCCCAGGGCGCCCTTGCGAAAGAAGATGTGGAATGTGTTTTGGCTTTGGTATTCCAAAAGCAGGGTAGAACGGCAGAAATGAGACGTCTGCATGAACAGTTCAAAAAGAAAAAAGAGTATGTCTTTTCCGGCCTTCTCTATGCCAGTATGAATCAGACGGATAAAGCATTTGATGAATTCTTAAAGCTCGTTAAATGGAAAGCATTTCCGGCGGTAACTATCCGTTACTTTTATCCCGATATGTTACGTGAAATTAGAAACGATAAACGATACAGGGAAATCATCAAAGATGTAAAACGAAGCTGGAACCTTCAGGATCAGGAGGAATAA
- a CDS encoding DUF1611 domain-containing protein, with amino-acid sequence MKNILQIGVGALGQQVLRYLLERDGIRITGVADLNPELTGRDIGSFFDKPHTGVTVSRSLEDAIHASDSKPEVAVITTVSSIEKLVPQIREAAEAGLHIVSTCEELIFPWNRHPGAAEKIDSICKEHGVACLGTGVNPGFLMDYLPSVFTSVCQNVDSIYVERVQDASERRVPFQQKIGAGLTHDQFEAKKEDGSLRHVGLPESVDLIAHAMNWPLDDNRETLEPVLAEKEISSGYKKIKKGEPSGVEQVGSGFVGGREVIRLRFRAAVGEERSYDRITVSGTPTITTEIEGGLNGDTATCAITVNAIRSVTKCSPGLKTMLNVPVPAFYSRV; translated from the coding sequence ATGAAAAATATACTTCAGATAGGCGTTGGAGCACTTGGGCAACAGGTACTTCGATATTTGCTGGAACGCGATGGCATCCGGATAACGGGTGTTGCGGACCTTAATCCTGAACTGACAGGCAGGGATATCGGCAGTTTCTTCGATAAACCGCATACAGGCGTGACCGTCAGCAGATCCCTTGAAGATGCCATCCATGCCTCAGACAGCAAACCCGAAGTGGCGGTCATCACAACGGTTTCATCCATCGAAAAACTTGTACCCCAGATTCGGGAAGCGGCCGAAGCGGGCCTTCACATCGTGTCGACCTGCGAAGAACTGATCTTCCCATGGAACCGGCACCCCGGTGCGGCTGAAAAAATTGATTCAATATGTAAAGAGCATGGTGTTGCCTGTCTGGGAACCGGTGTCAACCCCGGTTTTTTAATGGATTACCTTCCCTCCGTGTTTACTTCCGTATGCCAGAACGTGGATTCAATATATGTTGAACGGGTACAGGATGCTTCGGAGCGCCGAGTTCCCTTTCAGCAAAAAATCGGGGCCGGCCTGACGCATGACCAATTTGAAGCCAAAAAGGAAGACGGATCCCTCCGTCACGTGGGTCTGCCCGAGTCTGTTGACCTGATCGCTCACGCCATGAACTGGCCGCTGGACGATAACCGGGAAACACTGGAACCCGTACTTGCTGAGAAGGAAATCTCATCGGGCTACAAAAAGATCAAAAAGGGAGAGCCCAGCGGTGTTGAACAGGTTGGTTCGGGCTTTGTGGGGGGCAGGGAAGTGATCCGCCTTAGATTCAGGGCCGCCGTCGGGGAGGAGAGATCATACGACCGGATCACCGTTAGCGGCACCCCAACCATCACCACAGAGATTGAAGGGGGACTGAACGGCGATACGGCAACCTGTGCCATCACCGTCAATGCAATACGGTCGGTAACCAAATGCTCCCCCGGGCTTAAAACGATGCTCAACGTTCCTGTTCCGGCGTTTTATAGCCGGGTTTGA